A window of Solanum stenotomum isolate F172 chromosome 9, ASM1918654v1, whole genome shotgun sequence genomic DNA:
TTAGTCAAGGTAACCTGGTGCTTCTTGATAGACataaaaactcaatttggtCTGCACTTGCTGGAAACATCAATCAAAATGTTTCAGTTACTGCAGTTCTTCATGATGATGGAAATCTGATTTTGAGTGATACAGCAAAGGCATTAACACCCTTATTACTTTGGCAAAGTTTTGACTACCCAACACACACATGTTTGCCTGGTGCTAAGCTTGGATATGACAAACGTACACAAAGAAAACAGGTTCTGGTTTCGTGGAAGATTGGAACGATCCAGCACCAGGATTGTTTTCCATGGAACTAGACCCAACGCATGCCCAACTTGTTATAAAATGGAATAGGACTACAGAGTATTGGGCAAGTGGTTCATATATTGGCCGAACGTTCAGCTCAGTGCCTGAGATGAGCATAAACTACATGTATAATTTCAGCTTTATCGACAATGAGAATGAGTCATATTTTACATATTCCCTTACAATAGTACAATCCCATCAAGAATGATCATAGATGTCTCGGGAAGAATTGAGCAACTAATATGGATGGATGGTAGCTGTAGTTGGATTCTATTCTGGACTCAACCATTAGAACTTTGTCAGGTTTACGCTAAATGTGGGGCATTTGGAGTTTGTGATCATAAAGCTATTGCAACCTGCAATTGTTTGAGTGGTTTCAAACCAAGATCAGATAGAGAATGGAATTCAAATGATTATTCTGGTGGCTGTGTAAGAGACCAAAAGGTGCAGTTTAATGCAATTACAAAAGACACAGATAGTTCATGGATAACTTCAATTATAAGAGTACCTGCTTCTCAAAATACTAATATCACAGTTGGGAAAGCCTCACAGTGTAGATCTGCATGTTTCGCCACTTGCTTTTGCACTGCTTATACTTATGATGATTCTGGTACCTGTTCCATCTGGGCAGGGGATCTGTTCAATCTGCAGCGATTCAgcaaaaatgaaatagaaaggaCTATATTTGTCAAACGTGGCTCACCTGAAGGTCAGAATAGCATAGTATAACATAGCTTGTTATGGTATTAACATTAGCACTTAACAACAATgattctccttttccttttcctgtGTTGAGGAGTTGGCTGAGCAAAGTAAAACTTAAGCCAGAAAAGAATTCTTAAAGAGTATTAATGATAGGTTCTGAGGTCCAATGAATATTTGCATCAAAATCCTTCAAGATAGATGTTAATATATCTGACATGTTTTGGCTTTCTACTTTCAGATCAAACTAAAGCTAAGAAATTGATGAAGCTAAAAACAATTCTTTCGTCCATAATAGCTTTGATGATTCTACTCATAGGCAGCTTTAGCTACATTTACTATAGAAGAAGGATGGCAAAAAAAAGCAGGTATTTGATGAATGAATCTTACTCTGGaagatattttcttttataccATTTTGAACTTAATTTCAAAGGTCATTCTCAATCAGATAAAAGTAAAGGTACTCAAGGGGAACATATATCTCTTTGGCACAAAGCTGAAGGAGAAGCGAAAGTGTTGATGAATGAAAACAGTGATGAAGCTATTGATGTTCCATACTTTCACTTGGAGACCATTTTGGCTGCTACAGACAACTTCTCAAATGCAAATAAGCTCGGACAAGGAGGATTTGGTCCTGTTTACAAGGTTAGAACTTCATTCCTACATCTATGTGGACTGGCATGACCGCATTGACCTATAGTAATGAGATGAAAAAATCTTGCAGGGTATCTCTCCGGGTGAAAAggaaatatttcaaactttttctttctttactcAATATGCTATTGGCCCAACCACCTCcctcaaaagagaaaaaattgtcCAAAATATGCAGGAGAAAAGCATTGaggaaagaaacaaagaaaggaGTTGCAATTAAAGGACAAAACTCCAAAACAAATGTCTGAAGTATTAATCAACAGaaagttcaaaaaagaaaaggatagaGGTGGTTGAGTCACTATTGCATATGCTTTTTAACAAACTGTGTTTATTTAAAGCCACACTGCTGAAACTTGTATCACTAACT
This region includes:
- the LOC125877567 gene encoding receptor-like serine/threonine-protein kinase SD1-8; this translates as MKNIYSILILLLQLLCFSLNTNLSLGGNTISVNGSASSGKAIISSGGNFELGFFTPGDSPYYYIGIWYKKLNMQTVVWVANRDKPLDDHAVDANLIISQGNLVLLDRHKNSIWSALAGNINQNVSVTAVLHDDGNLILSDTAKALTPLLLWQSFDYPTHTCLPGAKLGYDKRTQRKQVYAKCGAFGVCDHKAIATCNCLSGFKPRSDREWNSNDYSGGCVRDQKVQFNAITKDTDSSWITSIIRVPASQNTNITVGKASQCRSACFATCFCTAYTYDDSGTCSIWAGDLFNLQRFSKNEIERTIFVKRGSPEDQTKAKKLMKLKTILSSIIALMILLIGSFSYIYYRRRMAKKSRYLMNESYSGRYFLLYHFELNFKGHSQSDKSKGTQGEHISLWHKAEGEAKVLMNENSDEAIDVPYFHLETILAATDNFSNANKLGQGGFGPVYKVRTSFLHLCGLA